One Campylobacter sputorum subsp. sputorum DNA segment encodes these proteins:
- the truB gene encoding tRNA pseudouridine(55) synthase TruB codes for MNALFVANKPRGISSNFFLRKIKRKYGVKKAGFSGTLDPFASGCLIVAFGQYTKLFNYLDKTPKTYIATMWLGAYCESLDDENITSVKDTLPFHQSVFNIIKNSLLGDIVYTPPKYSAKKINGKRAYDLARNGIEFDIKQSTMHIYECEILSYSHPFLTFKIAVDEGSYIRSYAQLFAQKLGIQATLSALKRVSEGKFVYQNEKMLNPIHFLNLEKNVYNGDVLDISLGKKLNIENFFKKENGKYLIDFDDFFSIIEIKNQDVKYCLNKVEKC; via the coding sequence ATGAATGCACTTTTTGTTGCAAATAAGCCAAGAGGTATTAGTTCAAATTTCTTTTTAAGAAAAATCAAAAGAAAATATGGCGTTAAAAAAGCTGGATTTTCTGGCACACTTGATCCTTTTGCAAGTGGATGTCTTATTGTTGCATTCGGGCAATACACTAAACTTTTTAACTATTTAGACAAAACGCCAAAAACATACATTGCTACAATGTGGCTTGGTGCGTATTGTGAAAGTTTAGATGATGAAAATATCACAAGCGTTAAGGACACACTTCCTTTTCATCAAAGTGTATTTAATATAATTAAAAACTCACTTCTTGGCGATATAGTATACACGCCGCCAAAATATAGTGCAAAAAAGATTAATGGGAAAAGAGCTTATGATTTGGCTAGAAATGGGATTGAGTTTGATATCAAACAAAGCACAATGCATATTTATGAGTGTGAAATTTTATCATATTCTCATCCATTTTTAACATTTAAAATAGCAGTTGATGAAGGCTCTTATATAAGATCTTATGCACAGCTGTTTGCACAAAAACTAGGCATTCAAGCAACGCTTAGTGCATTAAAAAGAGTTAGTGAGGGTAAATTCGTATATCAAAATGAAAAAATGCTAAACCCGATTCATTTTTTAAATTTAGAAAAAAATGTGTATAATGGAGATGTTTTAGATATAAGTTTAGGCAAAAAACTAAATATCGAAAATTTTTTTAAAAAAGAAAATGGCAAATATTTAATAGATTTTGATGATTTTTTTAGTATTATAGAGATAAAAAATCAAGATGTAAAATATTGTTTAAATAAGGTAGAAAAATGTTAA
- the smpB gene encoding SsrA-binding protein SmpB: protein MQKDLAKNKKAFHDFSIIETYEAGIVLKGSEVKALRAGKVNLKDSFVRIIKGELFLLNAHISHLQTTNTHFKPNERAPRKLLMHKKQIDKLLGQVSTSGYTIVVLSLYLNSKNIVKASIALAKGKNLHDKRETLKKKEADREARAAMKNFI, encoded by the coding sequence ATGCAAAAAGATTTAGCAAAAAATAAAAAAGCATTTCATGATTTTAGCATCATTGAAACTTACGAAGCTGGGATTGTTCTAAAAGGTAGTGAAGTTAAGGCTTTAAGGGCTGGTAAAGTAAATTTAAAAGATAGTTTTGTCCGCATTATAAAAGGCGAACTTTTTTTATTAAATGCACACATAAGTCATTTACAAACCACAAATACTCATTTCAAACCAAACGAAAGAGCACCAAGAAAACTTTTAATGCACAAAAAACAGATAGATAAACTCTTGGGTCAAGTTAGCACAAGTGGCTACACAATTGTTGTTTTATCGCTTTATCTAAACTCAAAAAATATAGTTAAAGCTAGCATTGCTCTTGCAAAAGGTAAAAATTTACACGACAAAAGAGAAACTTTAAAGAAAAAAGAAGCAGACAGGGAGGCAAGAGCAGCTATGAAAAATTTTATATAA
- a CDS encoding ATP-dependent helicase: MDKIFQNLNEEQQKAVKHIDGPMLILAGAGSGKTKTITSRLAYLISVVGIAPSNTLTLTFTNKAANEMKNRALNMLEKSTISSPPLLCTFHKFGLLFLKFHISRLDRKNNFVIIDTNDKKRILKSFESDIPTPILGSEISKYKNTLLSVNDVKKNTSTLLNGKENDFYAKVASIYERYENYLKDNNLVDFDDLLMLTYKILDSDDKLANEISQRYQYIMVDEYQDTNDLQLKLLQKLCKTHNNICVVGDDDQSIYGWRGTKIENILNFKDQFDNVKIVKLEQNYRSTASILKAANELIEHNRNRLGKKLISTKQEGNDITIFNCDDESVESSKIATKIKELLNSGVEAKDIAILYRINALSRSLEEGLNRENIHYKMVGGVKFYERTEIKDIISYLRLAINQNDDFSLERIINRPKRGLGKVTIGKIQKVAFDNKTSIYQAINNIKSDDVGKKNLNTLLELSSNLEELSHFDGIYDLINMLETKFGIKKFYEDMPDGAERVANIDEFYALLRDQAMNDDEFELEEFLNEISLQSDQDSINEESISIMSIHASKGLEFKYLFVIGLEEGFFPLIGDGSDIEEERRLAYVAITRAKEHLTLSHAESRFYKGKRERLKKSRFLSEAGLCEGSLQIEQQKEFKKGDLIKHKIFGIGRIVEITKVNQDFKLKINFGGITREIMSNFVEKAV, from the coding sequence ATGGATAAAATTTTTCAAAACCTAAATGAAGAGCAACAAAAAGCAGTTAAACACATAGATGGTCCTATGCTTATTTTAGCTGGAGCTGGTAGCGGCAAAACAAAAACCATAACTTCAAGACTAGCTTATCTTATATCTGTAGTTGGCATAGCCCCATCAAATACACTAACATTAACATTTACAAATAAAGCGGCAAATGAGATGAAAAATAGAGCTTTAAATATGCTAGAAAAAAGCACTATATCGTCTCCGCCGCTACTTTGCACATTTCATAAATTTGGATTGTTATTTTTAAAATTTCACATATCAAGACTTGATAGAAAAAACAACTTTGTCATAATAGATACAAATGATAAAAAAAGAATCTTAAAAAGTTTTGAAAGCGACATTCCTACGCCTATTTTAGGAAGCGAAATTTCAAAATACAAAAATACTCTTTTAAGTGTTAATGATGTTAAAAAAAATACATCTACGCTTTTAAACGGAAAAGAAAATGATTTTTATGCTAAAGTTGCTAGTATTTATGAAAGATATGAAAATTATCTAAAAGACAACAATTTAGTAGATTTTGATGACCTTTTAATGCTTACTTATAAAATTTTAGATAGTGATGACAAACTAGCAAATGAAATCTCACAAAGATACCAATATATCATGGTTGATGAATATCAAGATACAAATGATTTACAATTAAAATTATTACAAAAGCTCTGCAAAACCCACAATAATATATGCGTGGTTGGCGATGATGATCAGAGTATTTATGGATGGCGTGGAACAAAAATAGAAAATATTTTAAATTTCAAAGACCAATTTGATAATGTAAAAATCGTAAAATTAGAACAAAATTATCGCTCAACTGCATCTATACTAAAAGCTGCAAATGAACTGATTGAGCATAATAGAAACCGCCTTGGCAAAAAATTAATCAGCACAAAACAAGAGGGCAATGATATAACTATATTTAATTGCGATGATGAAAGTGTAGAATCAAGCAAAATTGCAACTAAGATAAAAGAGCTTCTAAACTCTGGTGTAGAGGCAAAAGATATAGCGATATTATATAGGATAAACGCTCTTTCTCGCTCATTAGAAGAAGGATTAAATAGAGAAAATATCCATTATAAAATGGTTGGTGGAGTTAAATTTTATGAAAGAACAGAGATAAAAGATATCATAAGCTATTTAAGACTTGCAATAAATCAAAATGATGATTTTTCTTTAGAGCGTATTATAAATCGCCCAAAAAGAGGTCTTGGAAAAGTAACTATAGGCAAGATACAAAAAGTTGCATTTGATAATAAAACATCTATATATCAAGCTATAAACAATATAAAAAGTGATGATGTTGGCAAAAAAAACTTAAACACGCTTTTAGAATTATCTTCAAATTTAGAAGAATTATCGCATTTTGATGGAATTTATGATCTTATTAATATGCTAGAAACTAAATTTGGCATAAAAAAATTTTATGAAGATATGCCAGATGGAGCAGAAAGAGTTGCAAATATCGATGAGTTTTATGCACTACTTAGAGATCAAGCAATGAATGATGATGAGTTTGAATTAGAAGAGTTTTTAAATGAAATTTCTCTTCAAAGCGATCAAGATAGCATAAATGAAGAAAGTATTTCTATAATGAGTATTCACGCTAGCAAAGGTTTAGAATTTAAATATCTTTTTGTAATAGGACTTGAAGAGGGATTTTTCCCGTTAATTGGCGATGGAAGCGATATAGAAGAAGAGCGAAGACTTGCTTATGTTGCGATAACTAGAGCAAAAGAACATCTTACTTTAAGCCATGCAGAATCTAGATTTTACAAAGGAAAAAGAGAAAGACTTAAAAAAAGTAGATTTTTAAGTGAAGCTGGTCTTTGCGAGGGCTCTTTACAAATAGAACAACAAAAAGAATTTAAAAAAGGTGATTTGATTAAACATAAAATTTTTGGCATAGGAAGAATTGTAGAAATAACCAAAGTAAATCAAGATTTTAAGCTCAAAATAAACTTTGGCGGCATAACTCGCGAGATAATGTCAAATTTCGTGGAAAAAGCAGTATGA
- the csrA gene encoding carbon storage regulator CsrA, translated as MLILSRKEDEIIKLGNDVTIKIVSIAKGGVKVGIDAPKDMMILRGELANDVTRENIQASKQSHENLSKLSEKLKK; from the coding sequence ATGTTAATACTTTCAAGAAAAGAAGACGAGATTATAAAATTAGGAAACGATGTAACTATCAAAATAGTTTCAATCGCTAAAGGCGGTGTTAAAGTTGGCATAGACGCACCAAAAGATATGATGATTTTAAGAGGCGAATTAGCAAACGATGTAACACGAGAAAACATTCAAGCAAGCAAGCAAAGCCACGAAAATTTAAGCAAACTTAGCGAAAAACTAAAAAAATGA
- a CDS encoding 4-(cytidine 5'-diphospho)-2-C-methyl-D-erythritol kinase yields the protein MRSYAKLNVFLKITGFRGNYHEISSRFILFENLFDEIEFVKTSENDKFEIDANINIQDNIIKKTYEKLCLCGYKNKLDEFFKFHKVKLIKNIPMGSGLGGGSSNAATFLRLANKEINLGICDESLMQIGSQIGADVAFFISGFKSANVSGIGENIKEFIDEIPNLEVFTPNLFCSTKDVYEKFRSDFSGKFDINLAKNLENLSSKKILQIYKNTQLNDLLEPCKKLYSLSLKENEFLSGSGSSYFLVS from the coding sequence ATGAGATCATACGCAAAGCTTAATGTATTTTTAAAAATTACAGGTTTTAGGGGTAATTACCACGAAATTTCCTCTAGATTTATATTATTTGAAAATCTTTTTGATGAAATTGAGTTTGTAAAAACTAGCGAGAATGATAAATTTGAAATAGACGCAAATATAAATATACAAGATAATATCATTAAAAAAACCTATGAAAAACTATGCTTGTGTGGATATAAAAATAAACTTGATGAGTTTTTTAAATTTCATAAAGTCAAACTGATTAAAAATATACCAATGGGTAGCGGACTTGGCGGAGGAAGCTCAAATGCCGCTACTTTTTTAAGACTTGCAAATAAGGAAATTAATCTAGGAATTTGTGATGAATCGCTTATGCAAATAGGCTCACAAATAGGTGCTGATGTTGCATTTTTCATAAGCGGATTTAAAAGTGCTAATGTTAGCGGGATTGGAGAAAACATAAAAGAATTTATAGATGAGATTCCAAATTTAGAAGTTTTTACACCAAATTTATTTTGCTCAACAAAAGATGTTTATGAGAAATTTAGAAGCGATTTTAGCGGTAAATTTGATATAAATTTAGCTAAAAATTTAGAAAATTTAAGCTCAAAAAAAATTTTACAAATTTATAAAAATACACAATTAAATGATCTTTTAGAGCCTTGTAAAAAACTTTATTCTTTAAGTTTAAAAGAAAATGAATTTTTAAGTGGTAGCGGCAGTAGCTACTTTTTAGTGAGTTAA